The Nitrospira tepida genome includes a window with the following:
- a CDS encoding MarC family protein has translation MDLTEYALFCFGTLFVIVDPVAAVPAFIAMTASHSIPDRVRTARMACLVTAGLLGLFAFIGQPLFRTLGVSLPALQVAGGLLLLLVSLDMLRAQRSPVQETAEETAAGVDKHDVAITPLAIPMMAGPAAISSAILLGSQAQSWLQRAVLLACIGAVGLASYLILALAGRGTRWLSPIAEKIITRLMGLLLAALAVQFIINALRDIGLLAGRS, from the coding sequence ATGGACCTGACGGAATATGCCCTGTTCTGTTTCGGCACACTGTTCGTCATCGTCGATCCCGTCGCTGCGGTGCCGGCCTTCATCGCGATGACGGCCAGCCACAGCATTCCCGATCGGGTGCGGACCGCGCGTATGGCCTGTCTGGTGACGGCCGGTTTGTTGGGCCTCTTTGCGTTTATCGGCCAGCCGCTGTTCCGCACTCTCGGCGTCAGCCTCCCGGCGCTCCAGGTCGCGGGCGGCCTGCTGTTGCTCCTCGTCTCTCTGGACATGCTGCGCGCGCAACGGTCTCCCGTGCAGGAAACGGCCGAAGAGACTGCCGCCGGCGTGGATAAGCATGACGTCGCCATCACGCCATTGGCGATTCCGATGATGGCCGGGCCCGCCGCCATTTCCAGCGCGATCCTGCTCGGCTCCCAGGCTCAGTCCTGGCTCCAGCGGGCCGTGTTGCTCGCCTGCATTGGCGCGGTGGGTCTGGCCAGTTATCTGATTCTGGCGCTGGCCGGCCGGGGCACGCGCTGGCTCAGCCCGATTGCGGAAAAAATCATCACGCGTCTGATGGGCCTGTTGCTGGCCGCGCTCGCGGTGCAGTTCATCATCAACGCGCTTCGCGACATCGGATTGCTGGCCGGCCGATCGTGA
- a CDS encoding Spy/CpxP family protein refolding chaperone produces the protein MARLMLSGALALIMAFGFSLTPVFADPGGKDYEHGKKDGYSREGHGYGGGMGGHGMGMMHSSTGHLIRHLLKHEKDIGLTEEQVTKLKAMQLDLDKLRIKSEADIQVAERELKALVEDEKSDLGAIEAKLKQSEDSQVALRLASIKTRREVLALLTPEQRGKEKAEHEKMMQEHRAKGREHGDPHKGGGAK, from the coding sequence ATGGCTCGATTGATGCTTTCCGGCGCGCTCGCACTGATCATGGCGTTCGGCTTCTCCCTCACGCCCGTCTTCGCCGATCCCGGAGGGAAAGACTACGAACACGGGAAGAAGGACGGGTACAGCCGCGAAGGCCATGGCTACGGAGGCGGCATGGGCGGCCACGGCATGGGCATGATGCACAGCAGCACCGGCCATCTCATCCGCCACCTGCTCAAGCACGAGAAGGACATCGGCTTGACGGAGGAGCAGGTCACGAAGCTCAAGGCCATGCAACTCGACCTCGACAAGCTGCGGATCAAGAGCGAGGCGGATATTCAAGTCGCCGAGCGCGAATTGAAGGCGCTGGTGGAGGATGAGAAGTCGGACCTCGGCGCCATCGAGGCCAAACTGAAGCAGAGCGAGGATTCGCAGGTGGCGCTGCGCCTCGCCTCGATCAAGACCCGCCGCGAGGTGCTGGCCCTGCTGACCCCGGAACAGCGGGGAAAAGAGAAGGCCGAACACGAGAAGATGATGCAGGAGCACCGCGCCAAGGGTCGCGAGCACGGCGATCCGCACAAGGGCGGAGGGGCAAAGTGA
- the ilvD gene encoding dihydroxy-acid dehydratase: protein MTPSLKHKSHDLTDGPGRAPARAMLKAVGFSDDDLAKPLVGVANTWIEVMPCNYHLRRLSERVKAGIRAAGGTPIEYNTIAVSDGIAMGTEGMKASLISREVIADSIELVARGHLFDAVVALSGCDKTIPGTVMALARLNVPSLMLYGGSIMPGTFQGHDVTIQDVFEAVGKHATGRMTNAELKDLEDHACPGPGACGGQFTANTMAIAFEFLGISPMGRNGVPAMDARKDDVAFECGQLVMELLKRDLRPRTIITRKSLENAIAAVATTGGSTNAVLHLLAIARESGVRLTIDDFDRINRKVPLLADLKPGGRFTASDLYAAGGTTLVAKRLLDAGLLHKDQPTVSGRTIGEEAQRAKETAGQQVLRPLNNPIKPSGGLVILKGNLAPEGCVVKVAGHSMMKFSGPARVFDREEDAFAAVQANQIKAGEVVVIRYEGPSGGPGMREMLGVTAAIVGAGLGDKVALLTDGRFSGATHGLMAGHVAPEAVKGGPIAAVKNGDMIVFDIKARTLTVELSQREIAARLKKVKPFVPRYTTGVMGKYARHVSSASEGAVTS from the coding sequence ATGACCCCCTCTCTGAAGCACAAAAGCCACGACCTTACCGACGGTCCGGGCCGCGCGCCGGCACGGGCCATGCTCAAGGCGGTGGGATTTTCCGACGACGACCTCGCCAAGCCTCTCGTAGGGGTGGCCAACACCTGGATCGAAGTCATGCCCTGCAACTACCACCTGCGCCGGCTTTCGGAACGGGTCAAGGCCGGCATTCGGGCGGCGGGCGGCACCCCCATCGAATACAACACGATCGCGGTTTCCGACGGCATTGCGATGGGCACCGAGGGCATGAAGGCCTCGCTGATCAGCCGGGAAGTGATCGCTGATTCGATCGAGCTAGTCGCCCGGGGCCATCTGTTCGACGCGGTCGTGGCCCTGTCCGGCTGCGACAAGACGATTCCCGGCACCGTGATGGCCCTGGCCCGCCTCAATGTGCCCTCTCTCATGCTGTACGGCGGATCAATCATGCCCGGGACGTTTCAGGGACATGACGTGACTATTCAGGATGTCTTTGAAGCCGTCGGGAAACACGCGACCGGCAGGATGACGAACGCCGAACTCAAGGATCTGGAGGACCATGCCTGCCCCGGTCCCGGCGCCTGCGGAGGACAATTCACGGCCAACACGATGGCCATTGCCTTCGAGTTTCTCGGGATCTCCCCGATGGGACGCAACGGGGTGCCGGCGATGGACGCGCGGAAGGACGACGTGGCCTTCGAATGCGGCCAGCTCGTGATGGAGTTGCTCAAGCGCGATCTCCGCCCGCGCACGATCATCACGCGCAAATCGCTGGAAAACGCGATCGCCGCCGTCGCCACCACCGGCGGGTCCACCAATGCGGTGCTGCATCTGCTGGCCATCGCGCGCGAATCCGGCGTGCGGTTGACCATCGACGACTTCGACCGGATCAATCGCAAAGTCCCGCTGCTCGCGGACCTGAAGCCGGGCGGCCGGTTCACGGCCTCGGATCTCTATGCCGCGGGCGGCACGACGCTGGTGGCCAAACGCCTGTTGGATGCCGGGCTGCTGCACAAGGATCAACCCACGGTGAGCGGCCGAACGATCGGCGAGGAAGCGCAACGGGCGAAGGAGACGGCCGGGCAGCAGGTCCTCCGTCCGTTGAACAACCCGATCAAGCCGTCTGGCGGGCTCGTCATCCTCAAGGGCAACCTGGCTCCGGAAGGCTGCGTGGTCAAGGTCGCCGGCCATTCCATGATGAAATTCAGCGGGCCGGCCAGGGTGTTCGACCGGGAAGAGGACGCGTTCGCGGCGGTGCAAGCCAATCAGATCAAGGCGGGCGAGGTGGTCGTGATTCGCTATGAGGGGCCTTCAGGCGGCCCGGGGATGCGCGAGATGTTGGGCGTGACGGCCGCGATCGTCGGCGCCGGTCTCGGCGATAAGGTGGCTCTTCTGACCGACGGCCGCTTTTCAGGAGCCACGCATGGCCTGATGGCGGGACACGTGGCGCCGGAAGCCGTCAAGGGCGGCCCGATCGCCGCCGTCAAGAACGGCGACATGATCGTGTTCGACATCAAGGCCAGGACCCTCACCGTCGAGCTGAGCCAGCGTGAAATCGCGGCCCGGCTCAAGAAGGTGAAGCCGTTCGTGCCCCGCTACACGACCGGCGTCATGGGCAAATACGCCCGCCACGTCTCCTCGGCTTCGGAAGGAGCCGTGACAAGTTGA